One Mycobacteroides salmoniphilum DNA segment encodes these proteins:
- a CDS encoding ferredoxin reductase encodes MKLASWLDASAPGGPKSRHAAVNVLRGLASRITTPLLPDDYLSLANPLWSARELRGRVVSVRKETSDSATLEIKPGWGFRFDYHPGQYVGIGVLIDGRWRWRSYSLTSAPVHAGGSGRTITITVKAMPEGFLSTHLVNGLEPGTIVRLAAPQGNFVLDDPAPPAILFLTAGSGVTPVMSMLRTLVRRSAAADLPLPDVVHLHSAPTESDVMFAGELAELSEAHPSYHYRLRTTKTQGRLDLSSLASEVPDWAQRQTWACGPEGMLDDAQRVWADAGVVELLHLERFAVSRAAPHGQGGLVTFARSGKQRAADAATSLMEAGEEAGVQMPFGCRMGICQTCVVPLLEGHARDLRNGTEHEPGTRIQTCVSAASGDCVLDV; translated from the coding sequence GTGAAACTGGCTTCCTGGCTCGACGCATCGGCTCCGGGTGGGCCCAAGTCACGCCATGCTGCGGTAAACGTCTTGCGTGGCTTGGCTTCTCGCATCACCACGCCACTGCTGCCGGATGACTATCTGAGCCTGGCCAACCCGCTGTGGTCCGCGCGTGAATTGCGGGGCCGCGTGGTCAGCGTGCGCAAGGAAACGAGTGACTCCGCGACCCTGGAAATCAAGCCGGGCTGGGGCTTCCGCTTCGACTATCACCCCGGTCAGTACGTCGGCATCGGCGTGCTCATCGACGGTCGTTGGCGCTGGCGGTCGTACTCGCTGACATCGGCACCCGTGCACGCCGGCGGTTCGGGGCGCACCATCACCATCACCGTCAAGGCGATGCCCGAGGGGTTCCTCTCTACACACCTGGTCAACGGCCTGGAGCCGGGCACCATCGTGCGGCTTGCCGCCCCTCAGGGCAATTTCGTGCTGGACGACCCCGCGCCACCCGCGATCCTGTTCCTCACTGCGGGCAGTGGCGTCACCCCGGTGATGTCGATGCTGCGTACCTTGGTGCGGCGCTCGGCCGCCGCGGACCTGCCGCTGCCCGACGTGGTGCACCTGCATTCGGCGCCCACTGAGAGTGACGTGATGTTCGCCGGGGAGCTTGCGGAGCTGTCCGAAGCGCACCCGTCGTACCACTACCGGCTCCGGACGACGAAAACGCAGGGGCGTTTGGATCTGTCCTCGCTGGCCTCCGAGGTGCCCGACTGGGCGCAACGCCAGACGTGGGCGTGCGGCCCAGAAGGCATGCTCGACGATGCGCAGCGGGTGTGGGCCGATGCCGGTGTCGTCGAACTGCTGCACCTGGAGAGATTCGCGGTGTCGCGGGCCGCGCCGCATGGACAGGGCGGTCTGGTCACCTTCGCGCGTAGTGGCAAGCAGCGGGCGGCCGATGCTGCCACCTCGCTGATGGAGGCGGGGGAGGAAGCCGGGGTGCAGATGCCCTTCGGGTGCCGGATGGGGATCTGCCAGACCTGTGTGGTGCCGCTGCTGGAAGGGCACGCACGCGACCTGCGCAACGGCACCGAGCATGAGCCCGGAACACGGATCCAAACCTGTGTTTCCGCAGCGTCAGGGGATTGCGTACTCGACGTGTGA
- a CDS encoding fatty acid desaturase family protein produces the protein MAIADIQEFAHLTEADVEALGHELDAIRRDVEESLGAADRRYIRRTIAAQRTLEVGGRVLLAASKKRSAWWAGAVTLGVAKIVENMEIGHNVMHGQWDWMNDPEIHSSNWEWDMVDPSSHWKQTHNYIHHKYTNVLGMDDDVGYGLLRITRDKKWTPFNLGNLAYNTLLMLLFEWGVGAQHLELGKVAQGRADKEEFAAKREEVLAKIGKQVAKDYVLYPAASALSPSGSFRKTATANALANVIRNIWSNAVIFCGHFPDGAEKFTKQDLANETQGQWYLRQMLGSANFDAGPGMAFMSGNLCHQIEHHLFPDLPSNRLSTVAVRVRELCDKYDLPYTSGPFLVQYAKAWRTIAKLSLPDKYLKYTADNAPETRSVKMFDDLEPRERRGLKSAFAAVRERRKTRRSVKV, from the coding sequence ATGGCGATTGCGGATATCCAAGAATTCGCGCACCTCACCGAGGCTGATGTTGAGGCCCTCGGACATGAGCTGGACGCGATCCGTCGGGATGTCGAGGAATCGCTCGGAGCTGCCGACCGCCGCTATATTCGCCGCACCATCGCGGCACAGCGAACCCTGGAAGTGGGCGGGCGCGTGCTGCTGGCGGCGAGTAAGAAGCGGTCAGCCTGGTGGGCGGGAGCAGTGACTCTCGGCGTGGCCAAGATCGTCGAGAACATGGAGATCGGTCACAACGTCATGCACGGCCAGTGGGACTGGATGAACGATCCCGAAATCCATTCCTCCAATTGGGAATGGGACATGGTAGACCCGTCCTCACACTGGAAGCAGACCCACAACTACATTCACCACAAGTACACGAATGTGCTTGGCATGGACGACGATGTGGGCTACGGCCTGCTGCGCATCACCCGTGACAAGAAGTGGACGCCATTCAATCTTGGCAACCTTGCGTACAACACGTTGCTGATGCTCCTGTTTGAATGGGGTGTTGGGGCACAGCATTTGGAGCTGGGCAAGGTGGCGCAGGGGCGCGCCGACAAGGAAGAGTTCGCGGCCAAACGTGAAGAGGTGCTGGCCAAGATAGGCAAGCAGGTGGCCAAGGATTATGTCCTGTACCCCGCGGCCAGCGCGCTCTCACCGTCGGGCAGTTTCCGTAAGACCGCCACCGCCAACGCGCTGGCCAATGTGATCCGGAACATCTGGTCCAACGCCGTCATTTTCTGCGGACACTTCCCGGATGGTGCCGAGAAGTTCACCAAGCAAGACCTGGCGAACGAGACGCAGGGTCAGTGGTATCTGCGACAGATGTTGGGCAGCGCCAACTTTGACGCCGGCCCGGGGATGGCCTTCATGAGCGGCAACCTGTGCCATCAGATCGAGCACCACCTGTTCCCGGATCTGCCGAGTAATCGGTTGTCCACGGTGGCGGTGCGAGTGCGTGAACTGTGCGACAAGTACGACCTGCCGTACACCTCCGGCCCGTTCCTGGTGCAATACGCCAAGGCTTGGCGGACCATCGCCAAGCTGTCATTGCCGGACAAGTACCTGAAATACACTGCCGACAACGCTCCGGAAACCCGCAGTGTCAAGATGTTTGACGATCTGGAGCCACGTGAGCGTCGTGGGCTGAAGTCTGCCTTTGCCGCCGTGCGCGAACGCAGAAAGACCCGCCGCAGCGTCAAGGTCTGA
- the aroA gene encoding 3-phosphoshikimate 1-carboxyvinyltransferase: MTSGLWQAPTIDSSVNATITMPGSKSQTNRAFVLAALAAREGGTSTVGGALRSRDTDLMIGALRALGCDITGDGTDLTISPGSGDGDTSTVDCGLAGTVLRFLPPVAALRHAPSVFDGDDQARARPIAPLLDALRAIGVGIEGQHLPFTVAGTGQVRGGEVGVDASGSSQFVSGLLLSGAAFTEGLTAVNTADVLPSGPHVVMTVTMLREAGIAVDDSTPGRWHIDPQPIPAHHWVIEPDLSNALAFIAPALATGGIVRIIDWPRKSTQPARQIEDVVRRFAHNVSLTDSHLEVTGQTGYGGVDLDLGEVGELTPTVAALAALAEPGSVSTLRGVSHLRGHETDRLKALAHEINTLGGQCEETEDGLRIVATDLHGGVWGSYADHRMATAGALVGLKVPGVSVDDIATTSKTLPDFPGMWADMLAQSEALRVSGSSGPGGRTS, translated from the coding sequence GTGACAAGCGGACTCTGGCAGGCACCAACGATCGACAGTTCCGTCAACGCGACCATCACCATGCCCGGCTCGAAATCTCAGACCAATCGAGCATTCGTCCTCGCCGCGCTGGCCGCACGTGAGGGCGGCACCTCCACGGTGGGCGGCGCATTGCGCAGCCGTGACACCGACCTCATGATCGGAGCGCTACGCGCGTTGGGGTGCGACATCACAGGTGACGGCACCGACCTGACCATCTCTCCCGGATCCGGCGACGGTGACACCTCGACGGTCGACTGCGGGCTTGCCGGAACGGTCCTTCGATTCCTGCCACCGGTGGCCGCACTTCGCCACGCCCCCAGCGTCTTCGACGGTGACGATCAGGCACGTGCCCGACCTATCGCTCCCCTGTTGGACGCACTGCGTGCGATCGGGGTCGGCATCGAGGGGCAGCACCTGCCCTTCACGGTGGCCGGCACCGGGCAGGTACGTGGCGGCGAGGTCGGCGTCGACGCCTCGGGATCGTCCCAATTCGTTTCCGGCCTTCTCCTTTCCGGTGCCGCATTCACCGAGGGCCTGACGGCCGTGAACACCGCGGACGTGCTGCCCTCGGGGCCGCATGTGGTCATGACGGTCACGATGTTGCGCGAGGCGGGCATCGCGGTGGACGACTCCACCCCCGGCCGCTGGCATATCGACCCGCAACCAATTCCCGCGCACCACTGGGTGATCGAGCCGGACTTGTCGAACGCGCTGGCTTTCATCGCGCCGGCGCTGGCCACCGGCGGCATCGTGCGCATCATCGACTGGCCGCGAAAGTCCACTCAGCCCGCGCGTCAGATCGAGGACGTGGTGCGCCGGTTCGCGCACAATGTCTCACTGACGGATTCGCATCTGGAGGTCACCGGCCAGACCGGTTATGGCGGTGTCGATCTGGACCTTGGCGAGGTCGGCGAGCTGACCCCAACGGTGGCAGCGCTGGCCGCTCTGGCCGAGCCCGGGAGCGTCTCCACACTGCGCGGCGTCTCCCATCTGCGAGGGCACGAAACCGACCGGCTCAAGGCGCTCGCCCACGAAATCAACACCCTCGGTGGGCAATGCGAGGAGACTGAGGACGGCCTTCGGATCGTCGCCACTGATCTGCACGGCGGGGTCTGGGGCTCATACGCGGATCACCGGATGGCCACGGCCGGAGCCCTTGTCGGCCTGAAAGTGCCGGGAGTGTCCGTCGACGACATCGCCACCACCAGTAAGACGCTGCCCGACTTCCCCGGAATGTGGGCCGACATGCTCGCCCAATCTGAAGCTCTTCGCGTAAGCGGCTCATCGGGACCGGGCGGTCGCACCTCTTGA
- a CDS encoding DUF6912 family protein has product MQVYIPVTLAMLRELVAEGELWPVNGTAFAVTPALREAYSAGDEDELSEVAMREAALASLRLLANHDGDDELPARRAVLVATAEEAKLRPDLDDAVVRLAAAVPISAVVAAHVDLAQAEPDVVRAAEVIDAADLGDEDAELVVGDAQDHDLAWYATQELPFLLDLL; this is encoded by the coding sequence ATGCAGGTCTATATCCCGGTGACACTCGCGATGCTGCGCGAATTGGTGGCCGAAGGTGAGTTGTGGCCGGTGAACGGCACCGCTTTCGCGGTGACGCCGGCGCTGCGCGAGGCCTATTCCGCGGGCGACGAGGATGAGCTGTCGGAGGTGGCGATGCGTGAGGCGGCGCTGGCCTCGCTGCGGCTGCTGGCCAACCACGACGGCGACGACGAGTTACCGGCCCGACGGGCGGTGCTGGTGGCGACCGCCGAGGAGGCCAAGCTGCGTCCGGATCTGGACGATGCCGTGGTGCGGTTGGCGGCCGCGGTGCCGATATCTGCGGTGGTGGCCGCACACGTCGACCTGGCGCAGGCCGAACCGGACGTGGTGCGTGCGGCCGAGGTGATCGACGCCGCGGACCTGGGCGACGAGGATGCCGAGCTGGTGGTCGGGGATGCGCAAGACCATGATCTGGCCTGGTACGCGACCCAAGAACTGCCGTTCCTGCTCGACCTGCTGTAG
- the rsgA gene encoding ribosome small subunit-dependent GTPase A: MSPREYDESDARIRPGRRSRPRTKNRPEHADAVPAMVITVDRGRWGCVLQDGSAPDPTRQVTAMRARELGRTPIVVGDTVSLVGDLSGRPDALARIVRLEERRTVLRRTADDTDPFERIFVANADQLLIVVAVADPPPRTGLVERTLIAAYAGGLIPILGLTKTDLADPDAFAAQFADLDLQVINVGRDAPLEPIMDTLSGRLTALLGHSGVGKSTLVNRLVPEAHRATGEVTGVGKGRHTSTQSIALPLHPSGWVIDTPGIRSFGLAHIQPSDVVGAFSDLSGAINDCPRGCQHLGPPADPECMLDELTGASAKRVIAVRQLLSVLTTS, encoded by the coding sequence TTGAGTCCGCGCGAGTACGACGAGTCCGACGCCCGCATCCGGCCGGGCCGACGCTCGCGGCCTCGCACCAAGAATCGTCCCGAGCATGCCGACGCGGTGCCCGCGATGGTCATCACCGTGGACCGCGGCCGCTGGGGCTGTGTGTTGCAGGATGGTTCAGCACCTGACCCCACCCGTCAAGTCACCGCGATGCGGGCACGAGAACTCGGCCGTACCCCGATTGTGGTGGGCGATACCGTAAGCCTGGTCGGTGATCTGTCCGGGCGCCCCGACGCACTGGCCCGCATCGTGCGGCTCGAGGAACGGCGAACGGTGTTGCGCCGCACCGCCGATGACACCGACCCCTTCGAGCGCATCTTCGTGGCCAACGCCGACCAATTGCTGATCGTGGTGGCGGTCGCCGATCCCCCACCGCGCACCGGCCTGGTGGAGCGCACGCTCATCGCCGCCTATGCCGGGGGCCTCATCCCAATCCTCGGACTCACCAAAACCGATCTCGCAGACCCTGATGCGTTCGCCGCGCAGTTCGCCGATCTCGATCTACAGGTCATCAACGTGGGACGCGATGCGCCGCTGGAACCCATCATGGACACACTGTCCGGCCGTCTCACCGCGCTACTCGGCCATTCCGGGGTGGGCAAGTCCACGTTGGTGAACCGCCTTGTCCCCGAGGCTCACCGAGCCACAGGTGAGGTGACCGGAGTCGGCAAGGGGCGCCACACCTCGACTCAATCGATAGCGCTCCCGCTGCATCCGTCGGGCTGGGTCATCGACACCCCGGGTATCAGGTCGTTCGGTTTGGCCCATATCCAGCCGTCCGATGTGGTGGGCGCGTTCAGCGACCTGTCCGGGGCAATCAACGACTGCCCGCGCGGCTGCCAGCACCTTGGCCCGCCAGCAGATCCCGAATGCATGCTCGACGAGTTGACGGGAGCCTCGGCGAAACGGGTAATAGCGGTTCGCCAGCTGCTTTCTGTGTTAACAACGTCCTAA